The following are encoded in a window of Arvicanthis niloticus isolate mArvNil1 chromosome 1, mArvNil1.pat.X, whole genome shotgun sequence genomic DNA:
- the LOC143439808 gene encoding LOW QUALITY PROTEIN: igE-binding protein-like (The sequence of the model RefSeq protein was modified relative to this genomic sequence to represent the inferred CDS: inserted 2 bases in 1 codon; substituted 1 base at 1 genomic stop codon) gives MSETEQDNRLGAHKEKRKGIPKIKGPSKDAQSAEERDKGKYTLGGKRKENKDKGKDALEEKHEEGERKPERKSLYPIQELDALELDSSESEELSPSEQRDLDEEAARYEEERYHPDKRLPLQNRKQKKTRDKNHTASQSVAPPPPDLLFPVLLRLMRRSCSDSFLSKGDKRKLLQAFPVFEIAEGGHVHIPVEYTPIKELAESVNRYGVDANFTVMQLERLATMAMXPNDWQNTVKAALPNMGQYMEWKALWHDASQVQAKANTNAEDNQREWKFELLTGQGQFVNDQTNYNWGAYDQISAAAIKAWKALSKKGEAGGHLTKILQDPQEPFSDFVARITETAGRTFGDPERVKPLIEQLVYENASPECKAVITPRRNKGLTDWIKVCRGLGGPLTNASLAAAILQSQNRPSPGSRKVCYNCGKPGHLKRECHASMQKRTPGLCTKCRKGYHWANECHSVRDIQGKLIXHDSPKVERDEGTPKNGYPGPRSQGPKRYGTQINNRRTPLAAELQEAPQDWTSVPPPNSY, from the exons tatacCTAAGATAAAAGGCCCTTCCAAAGACGCCCAGTCTGCGGAGGAGAGAGATAAGGGAAAGTACACCCTGGGTGGGAAACGTAAGGAGAACAAAGATAAGGGAAAAGATGCCCTGGaggagaagcatgaggagggagaaaggaagccgGAAAGAAAATCTCTTTATCCAATACAGGAACTGGATGCCTTAGAGCTTGATAGCTCTGAGTCAGAGGAGCTAAGCCCCTCTGAGCAGAGAGACTTAGATGAAGAGGCAGCCCGCTATGAGGAAGAAAGGTACCATCCAGATAAGCGGCTGCCACTACAAAatcgaaagcaaaagaaaacaagagataaGAACCACACGGCTTCTCAGTCGgttgcaccccccccccccgacctatTGTTCCCAGTGCTCCTCCGCCTTATGCGGAGAAGCTGCTCAGACTCCTTTCTTtcaaagggagataaaagaaagttattacaaGCTTTTCCAGTGTTTGAGATTGCGGAGGGAGGTCACGTCCACATACCGGTAGAATATACCCCTattaaggaacttgctgaatcagttaacaGATATGGAGTTGATGCTAATTTCACAGTCATGCAGCTTGAGAGACTCGCCACTATGGCAAT TCCGAATGATtggcaaaatacagtaaaagctgctctccctaatatgggacaatacatggaatggaaagccttatggcatgatgcttctcaagTACAGGCAAAGGCCAACACCAATGCGGAAGATAATCAAAGAGAGTGGAAGTTTGAACTGTTAACAGGACAAGGACAGTTTGTTAATGACCAAACAAATTACAATTGGGGAGCATATGACCAAATTTCAGCTGCTGCTATTAAAGCATGGAAGGccctctcaaagaaaggtgaggccgggggacacctaacaaaaatattacaagacccccaagagccattctcagactttgtggctaggatTACAGAAACAGCAGGCAGGACTTTTGGAGACCCGGAGCGAGTTAAACCACTGATAGAACAactggtgtatgaaaatgcctcaccagagtgcaaggcagtcattacccctagaagaaacaaagggttgACAGATTGGATAAAGGTTTGCCGAGGACTTGGAGGCCCGCTTACTAATGCCAGCCTTGCAGCAGCTATCTTACAAAGCCAAAATCGCCCAAGTCCTGGCAGCCGTAAAGTCTGCTATAACTGTGGCAAACCGGGTCATTTGAAACGAGAATGTCATGCTTCCATgcaaaaaagaactccagggctttgtaccaaatgcagaaaaggttatcattgggctaatgagtgtcATTCAGTTAGAGATATTCAAGGAAAGCTTATTTAACATGATTCCCCAAAAGTAGAAAGAGACGAGGGCACTCCAAAAAACGGGTATCCgggccccagatcccagggccccaaaagatatgggacacaaATCAACAACCGGAGGACACCTCTAGCCGCAGAGCTACAAGAGGCTCCACAGGactggacctccgttccacctcccaaTTCTTATTAA